Proteins co-encoded in one Cyprinus carpio isolate SPL01 chromosome B5, ASM1834038v1, whole genome shotgun sequence genomic window:
- the fam78aa gene encoding protein FAM78A: protein MGCVQSVKPKPSFHENITVLELQASIDPSPTVIDESSNVVLRYRTPYFRASAQVQVPPMLCKEIWTVGWIQACNQMDFFNIYGNEGVSSWELPELKCGQIQAISDSDGVNYPWYGCTTEMYTIVGPTKKSTKLTVSMNDNFCPSVTWSVPVGTTSSPPLLSSIQRDQCFTTWLVAMNETTAEMVLLRTIRWRMQLCIKVDPMKPLGQRATVVEPLIQEQPQVLVNNEPIPTNALLKPNANDAQVLMWQPRNGEPIVVIPPKY from the exons ATGGGATGTGTACAGAGTGTAAAACCCAAGCCAAGTTTTCATGAGAACATCACGGTCCTGGAACTGCAGGCCTCCATTGATCCAAGTCCGACTGTCATCGATGAGTCATCTAATGTGGTTCTGCGATACCGCACGCCTTACTTCAGGGCATCAGCTCAGGTGCAGGTGCCACCCATGCTTTGCAAAGAGATCTGGACCGTTGGCTGGATCCAGGCTTGCAATCAAATGGATTTCTTTAACATATATGGAAATGAAGGAGT ATCCAGCTGGGAGCTCCCAGAGCTGAAATGTGGGCAGATTCAGGCCATTAGTGATTCAGATGGTGTGAATTACCCCTGGTACGGCTGCACCACTGAGATGTACACAATAGTGGGTCCCACTAAGAAGAGCACCAAACTCACCGTCAGCATGAATGACAACTTCTGCCCGAGTGTGACATGGAGTGTCCCAGTGGGCACCACCAGCAGTCCCCCTCTACTGAGCTCCATCCAGAGGGACCAATGCTTCACCACATGGCTAGTGGCCATGAACGAAACCACAGCTGAGATGGTGCTACTCCGAACCATCCGCTGGAGGATGCAGCTCTGCATTAAAGTGGATCCAATGAAGCCTCTGGGTCAAAGAGCCACAGTTGTGGAGCCACTGATCCAAGAACAGCCTCAAGTCCTAGTTAATAATGAACCCATCCCAACAAATGCCTTGCTTAAGCCTAATGCCAATGATGCCCAGGTTCTAATGTGGCAGCCTAGAAATGGGGAGCCCATTGTGGTCATACCCCCAAAATATTGA
- the LOC122137485 gene encoding putative uncharacterized protein BRD3OS: MTERCPLAEKALSEGFARLRFKDTSLLIWQQQQLELERAPPASYLSRSQSSRYSRYGNQSVVIRDKTRLKDSDSTGQSRICAVM; the protein is encoded by the coding sequence ATGACGGAGCGCTGTCCTTTAGCGGAGAAGGCGCTGTCGGAAGGCTTCGCGCGGCTGCGCTTCAAGGACACCTCGCTGCTGAtctggcagcagcagcagctggagCTGGAGCGAGCGCCTCCCGCCAGCTACCTGAGCCGCAGCCAGAGCTCCCGGTACAGCCGGTACGGCAACCAGTCCGTTGTCATACGGGACAAAACAAGACTGAAAGACTCCGACAGCACTGGACAGTCCCGGATTTGTGCCGTGATGTGA
- the LOC109085991 gene encoding endothelial differentiation-related factor 1 homolog — translation MAESDWDTVTVLRKKGSAAQSKSKQAIITAQRKGEAVETSKKWAAGQNKQHVVTKNTAKLDRETEELSHQRVPLEVGKVIQQGRQNKGLTQKDLATKINEKPQIIAEYESGKAIPNNQVMGKIERAIGLKLRGKDIGLPLDSDPKKK, via the exons ATGGCAGAGAGCGACTGGGATACCGTGACTGTTTTGAGGAAGAAGGGATCGGCTGCACAGTCAAAGTCTAAGCAG GCTATAATTACTGCTCAGAGGAAAGGAGAAGCCGTCGAAACATCGAAGAAAT GGGCTGCTGGACAAAACAAACAGCATGTTGTGACCAAGAACACAGCCAAgctggacagagagacagaggagcTCAGCCATCAGAGAGTGCCTCTGGAAGTGGGGAAGGTGATCCAGCAGGGCCGGCAAAATAAAGGCCTCACCCAGAAAGATCTGGCAACT aaaattaaCGAGAAGCCGCAAATCATTGCAGAGTATGAATCTGGGAAGGCCATTCCCAATAACCAAGTCATGGGGAAGATTGAGCGAGCCATTG GCCTTAAGTTGCGTGGAAAGGACATTGGGTTGCCTCTTGATTCTGATCCTAAGAAGAAATGA
- the plpp7a gene encoding inactive phospholipid phosphatase 7, with product MPANQTRSRARERSNVLNRPEFMSLNQPLKSSSAEARGAARRPSQRHQQSQNQQGANAQHESPENNKEKKELPEEDCMQLNPSFKGIAMNSLLAIDICMSKRLGVCAHNTSSWGSVRSMVKLLALTGHGIPWIFGTIICLTRSNTLAGQEVLVNLLLALLLDVMTVAGMQKLVKRKGPWEMAPSFLDYLAMDIYSFPAAHASRAVMVSKFLLAHLVLAVPLRILLVLWAVLVGMSRVLLGRHHLTDVGCGFALGFLHYSLVEMVWLSSNTCQTLISIGTFNWSPLY from the exons ATGCCTGCGAACCAGACTCGATCCAGGGCGAGGGAGCGAAGCAATGTGCTGAACAGACCCGAGTTTATGTCTCTAAATCAGCCTTTGAAGAGCAGCAGCGCTGAAGCTCGCGGCGCTGCACGGAGGCCGTCGCAGAGACACCAGCAAAGTCAGAACCAGCAGGGCGCAAACGCGCAGCACGAGTCGCCCGAGAACAATAAGGAAAAGAAGGAATTACCAGAAGAAGACTGCATGCAGCTAAACCCCTCATTCAAAGGCATCGCTATGAACTCTCTTCTGGCCATTGATATCTGCATGTCTAAACGGCTCGGCGTGTGCGCGCACAACACATCGTCCTGGGGAAGCGTGCGCTCTATGGTCAAGCTCCTCGCGCTCACTGGCCATGGCATCCCGTGGATCTTCGGCACAATTATTTGTCTCACGAGAAGCAACACGTTGGCCGGTCAAGAGGTTTTGGTCAATTTGCTGCTAG CTCTCTTGCTGGATGTGATGACTGTAGCAGGCATGCAGAAGTTGGTGAAGCGCAAAGGGCCATGGGAAATGGCGCCCAGTTTTCTCGACTACCTGGCCATGGACATCTATTCTTTCCCAGCAGCCCATGCAAGCCGAGCAGTCATGGTATCTAAATTCCTGTTGGCACACTTGGTGCTTGCAGTTCCCCTGCGTATTTTGCTTGTGTTATGGGCAGTCCTAGTTGGCATGTCCCGTGTGTTGCTGGGTCGCCACCATCTGACAGATGTTGGATGCGGGTTTGCCTTAGGATTCCTTCATTACAGTTTAGTGGAGATGGTGTGGCTGTCTTCCAACACTTGCCAGACTCTAATATCCATAGGAACATTCAACTGGAGCCCCCTCTACTGA